Within the Acidipropionibacterium acidipropionici genome, the region GTGGGTCGAGCTCCACTCCACCAACATCGGCCAGAAGGTCCAGATCATCGTCGAGCACTTCCGGGCCAACGTCGGGCCGCTGCTGGACGGGCGGGCCAAGGCCATGGTGGTCACCGGGTCCCGGAAGGCGGCAGTGCGCTACAAGCTGGCCATCGACCGCTACATCAGGCGCCACCACTACGACATCGGCACCCTGGTCGCCTTCTCCGGATCCGTCGACGACGAGGAGTCCGGTCCCGAGCCGTTCTCCGAGGGCTCCATGAACCCCCGCGGCACCTCCGACATCCGCTCGGCCTTCGACTCCGACGACTACCGGATCCTCCTGGTCGCCAACAAGTTCCAGACCGGGTTCGACCAGCCGCTGCTGTGCGCCATGTACGTCGACAAGAAGCTCTCCGGGGTCGCCGCGGTCCAGACCCTCTCACGGCTCAACCGGCCGTGGCGGCAGGGCAGTCTGGCCAAGGACAGCACCTTCGTCCTGGACTTCGTCAACAGGTCCGAGGACATCCAGGACGCCTTCGAGCCCTTCTATGCCGACGCGATGCTCGACGGCGGGACCGACCCCAACATCCTGGCTCTGCTGGAGAGCGGCCTGGAGGCCCAGCACATCTACACCGGCGAGGAGATCGAGCAGTGCGCCGAGGCCTGGGTGCAAGCCGAACGCGACCCGCACCCCGCCCGCTGGCACCACAAGCTCTCAGCGGCCGTCTCCCCGGCCAAGCACCGCTTCTCCGACCGGTTCGTCACCGCCCGGGACAACGACGATCAGGCCGAGCTGCAGGTCCTGGAACAGTTCCGCTCCGACGCCGCGACCTTCGTCCGCCTCCACCAGTTCCTGTCCCAGATCATCGACCTCGGCGACCCCGAGCTCGAGAAGCTCGCCATCTTCCTGCGCCTGCTCGTGCGCACCCTGGACACCAACCAGGGCTCCCCCGACATCGACCTGGCCGACATGAGACTCGTGGCCATCAGCCACCGGGCCGACGAGGCCGTCGACATCCACCTCGGGACCGAGGAGCCCGAACCGCAGAAGCCCCAGACCGGTGCCGGCTCCAGGGGCCCGCAGGATCCCCACGAGGTCGCGCTCCGGGAGATCATCGACCAGATCAACGAGCAGTTCGGCGGTGCGTTCAGCGAGCCGCAGCAGAGGGCCGCCATCGACAGCCTCGTCGAGGTCGTCACCGCAGACCCCCTGCTCCAGCAGATCGCTGCATCGAACACCCCCGGGCAGCTCGCCGACTCCCCCGAGATCACCCGGGCCATCCGACGGGCCGTCTACGAGAACGCCGACGCCCAGGCCAGGATCGGCCAAGCCATCGCCGGAAACGATGCCCTCCTGACCCTGGTGAGGAATCTCATCGTCGAGGCTTTGCTGGGCCGGAGCGCCGACGCGGATGAATGACTGACGCGCAACATGCAGAGTCACTGAGGAATGAAGGATCATGGCGAAAGATATATGGCTCGACGAAAGCGTCGAGTGGAGGGGACACTGGTGGCTTCCGGGCGATGCTGATAACAGTGTCCCGGGGATCCTCAGGTACGAGCCCGAGGACGGGCTGCATCTGGAACTCATCGGTGGATTCGAGGACCGCAACCTGCGACAGTTCGACGGGGGCTTCGACGTCCTTGAGGGCCATAAGAACTGGCCCATGATCTTGGGAACCTGCCGGAACACGAAAATCACGCTTCTCGGTTGTTTCCCTATCCACAGTTCAAGATCCTTTTTCAGCTACGAGACCAACGGTCCGGACGAGCAGACGATTTCAGTCACGACTGCGCTCACGGGAGTACATCTGACGACCCGCGATGACCGCATCTTCTCAAAATGTCTGATCTCGGTGGAGAATTTGGGCCAGTGGTCAGGCTCCCATGTATTCAGCAGCACGTTCGGTACGACCGATGGGCAACTGAACGGCAACTCTTCGATCACCCTCAAGAGAACCGAGTCGCCGACGGCGAAGGTGGACGGGGCGACGGTAACGCTGCGTCATGAGTCCGTCCTCGCCTCATTCGATGACGTACGGGCGCACAGCACCGCCAGCATGCGGGACGCGGTTTGCGTCTCAGTTGCCCCGGAGGCTCCAATGACCGTCGCCGAGGCTCAGGACTGGGCCTCGGCAATCCAGGACCTGGTGTCGCTCGGAACGGACCAGGCGTGCGCTGTCCTGCGACTGGAACTTCGGATTCCTCTCGATATGGAGATGTTGCCCGACGGATACCCGGTCCATGATCATTCTGCCTTCGTTTACAATCGGGGAATCGTGAGGGGTCATGGCTCCGCGCCAGCCGTCGAACCTCGCGATATGCTCTTCACGTGCGACGACATTCCCTTCGACGATGTCCTGCCCCTGTGGTGGACCGTCCGCGCGAAGTTCTCGGCCTCCATCGGTATGCTTCTGGGACTAAAATATTCACCAGCTCAGTACGTTGAGAGCAAGCTGCTGTCCGTAGCCGGAGCCGCCGAGTCGTTCCATCGCGCCCTAGGCATCGCCGAGAAGCACATGCCTGATGAGGACTTCAAAACCTTTCGAAAGAGCCTTCTTGAAATTACACCGAAGGACTACCAGGCTTGGATAAAGGATGCCGTGAGAAACTCCAAGGCATCCCTCCGAGCTCGACTCAGGGGCATCGCGCATCGACTCGACTCTGATGCGATGGCGATCCTTATCCCCGATGTTGAGGAATGGGCCAGGAAGTCAACACGTGCCCGTAATGCATTGGCGCACACCGGCGAGGCTCCGGACTACACCACTGAGGAGTTGCACGCAGTCGTCACCGTCACCTCTGCAGTCGTCACCATGAATCTCCTCATAGAGCTCGGTCTACCCGGCGATAAGCAGCGAGAGCTCGCTAACGAGAACCCCGGTCTCCAGTACGCATCGGACCTCGCCACCCAGTTCCTCACAGCAGCATGATCCGGGGCTCTGGACCTTAGTGCCGTTGTCCTCCCAGGTTCGGTTCAGGATATTCTCCGACCCATGTGAATGAGTCCGTATCCGGGTCGTGCTCGTAGAGTTTTCTGTCGAAGGCGAGATGATGGTTGGCACACATGAGCCGACCGTTGCTGACGTCGTAGGACCCTCCGCCGGAGTGAGCGACGAGATGAGCGGCTTCCAGGACTTCAATCTGGGTGATGCCGCAGATAGCGCACTCCGAATAGTGCTTGAGCAACTCGGCCCGGAATCTCTGCTGTCCGGTGCGCTGGGCGGCCCACCGCATGACGTCTGGGCTGTCCGGTGTGAGGTCAGGAGCGCATGCGCTGGGAGTCCGAGGAGGGCTCGCCAGGCGTGTCTCGACACAGCCCCAGAGCCATGAATTATGGTAGTCGGCCCTTCGCTTGCGACTGTTGCGTCGGAGCTTAACGAGTCTCCTGGACAGTGCGGCGGCCAGCCGGTCATCAGTCATGAGCTGTGCTGCAGCGGAAGGTGAACATGACACATCGTTGACCAACTCGTTGGCAAAATGCCCGGGTGCAATATCGACATCCACATCGGCTGGTATCCATGTCAGATCTTCATCTCTGGAGGTGAGCATGTTCACTCGCGTCACTTCGTTCCCATCTGGCGAGATGAGGATATAGAACGCCTCTATTTGGCCGACGGACACTCTGCTGGCAATTCTTTGACCGCGTCGATGATCGTCGGTGTTTAGTAAGGCGGAAACCGAGAATCCGTCATCATCTGCGAGTCCGGAGATCTCGGAGAATTTGGAGAGGAACGCCAGCACTTGCGGCGCGCACTTCGATTGAGCGAGAGTTTCGAATGCCTCATGGGATGTGGTCCACGTTTCGTTGCGGTCTTGTGGCTTGGGTCGTTTTTCTTTGCCAGGAATGCGACCATCGGAACGATACCCGACATCTCGGAGACTCTGTGCGTAAGCGTCAGCGAGGTCGGCGAGTGGTGCTGGGACGGAGTGGTGCGGTGAACTCACGATGTCATCATTGCGCAGGGTGGATGAGCGCCGTGCCGGGGGTTGGGGTCGAGCAGCCGTGGCGAATCCGAGGGACTATGCCCCTACCTATCGGCCACGGGGCTGGTCGGATCGGCTGGCCGACCCTACGCCGGACTCCCCTGCTCGGCCTTTCTCCTCGCGATGAGGGCGTACATCCGTGACCTGCTCATCCCGGTGGCGCGTGCGACCTCGGCACTGGTCATGTCGGTGGTCTCCATGAGCGCGATCGCCCTCAAGACCTGTTCGGGGGTGTGAACAGGCTTGCGTCCGCCAACCTTCTCGCCGCGGCGCCTCTTGGCGTCCAGGGCCGACCTGGTGCGCTCGACGATGAGGTCGCGCTCCATCTGGGCCACTGCCGCGACCACGGTGTAGATGAGCTGGCCGGCCGGGGTCGTGGTGTCGACACCAAGGTCGAGGATCCGCAGACCCACGCCGCGGTCGGTGAGATCGGACAGGAGCGCGGTGAGCTGGGTGGTCGAGCGCCCCAGCCGGGACAGCTCCACGACCGTCAGCCGATCACCATCCCGGAGCTGACCCGACGCGGCGTCGGTGAGGGCCTCCCAGGCAGGGCGCCTGGCTCCGGCCTTCCCGGACCCCTTCTCCGTGACGACCCGGTCGC harbors:
- a CDS encoding ApeA N-terminal domain 1-containing protein, with the translated sequence MAKDIWLDESVEWRGHWWLPGDADNSVPGILRYEPEDGLHLELIGGFEDRNLRQFDGGFDVLEGHKNWPMILGTCRNTKITLLGCFPIHSSRSFFSYETNGPDEQTISVTTALTGVHLTTRDDRIFSKCLISVENLGQWSGSHVFSSTFGTTDGQLNGNSSITLKRTESPTAKVDGATVTLRHESVLASFDDVRAHSTASMRDAVCVSVAPEAPMTVAEAQDWASAIQDLVSLGTDQACAVLRLELRIPLDMEMLPDGYPVHDHSAFVYNRGIVRGHGSAPAVEPRDMLFTCDDIPFDDVLPLWWTVRAKFSASIGMLLGLKYSPAQYVESKLLSVAGAAESFHRALGIAEKHMPDEDFKTFRKSLLEITPKDYQAWIKDAVRNSKASLRARLRGIAHRLDSDAMAILIPDVEEWARKSTRARNALAHTGEAPDYTTEELHAVVTVTSAVVTMNLLIELGLPGDKQRELANENPGLQYASDLATQFLTAA
- a CDS encoding HNH endonuclease signature motif containing protein, yielding MSSPHHSVPAPLADLADAYAQSLRDVGYRSDGRIPGKEKRPKPQDRNETWTTSHEAFETLAQSKCAPQVLAFLSKFSEISGLADDDGFSVSALLNTDDHRRGQRIASRVSVGQIEAFYILISPDGNEVTRVNMLTSRDEDLTWIPADVDVDIAPGHFANELVNDVSCSPSAAAQLMTDDRLAAALSRRLVKLRRNSRKRRADYHNSWLWGCVETRLASPPRTPSACAPDLTPDSPDVMRWAAQRTGQQRFRAELLKHYSECAICGITQIEVLEAAHLVAHSGGGSYDVSNGRLMCANHHLAFDRKLYEHDPDTDSFTWVGEYPEPNLGGQRH
- a CDS encoding recombinase family protein; protein product: MDVGYARVSSADQDLRRQVDELTAAGCDRVVTEKGSGKAGARRPAWEALTDAASGQLRDGDRLTVVELSRLGRSTTQLTALLSDLTDRGVGLRILDLGVDTTTPAGQLIYTVVAAVAQMERDLIVERTRSALDAKRRRGEKVGGRKPVHTPEQVLRAIALMETTDMTSAEVARATGMSRSRMYALIARRKAEQGSPA